The genomic window GGGCGGGTTGGATTCAGGCTCAACTTCGAATTCAAGCACTGGCGGTATATACGCGAACCCTTGCGGCGGGTAGCGGTATGCAAATCTGAATTCCTTGAGGCTAGGTCCTCCGTTAGCGATACGTCGAAACTGATTTCGCACAGTCTTAGCTTTGTATGACCGCAGCAAGGACTTTGTCGTCACGTCGTAGTCGATAACCTGATCGAACATTTCGGCGTTTAAGGCGACGTCACGAAGACTTTTTAGAACTTCAATTCTTTCATCCCGAAAAACATCCCTGACCCTCGCATAAAACTCATGCCCTTGGCCCAGCGAGAAGCAATCAAGAGGAAGAGAATTGTCGAATATGCTGCCCGGCTCTAAAGGCTTCTCACCATGTTTTAGATTTGTCCTGCCGATCTTGATCTGTCCAATTTGGACAATCTTGTCCTGCCCGTCACGCCACCACAGGTCATAGAGGGTTGTGTAGTGAAAGTCATTCCAGGAGTCCGGCACAAGGACAAGGGCACGATCGCCCAGCTCAAACGGGAACTGGCGCGTGGGCAACACTTCGATTCTCACGGTCCTCCTCCTGGTATCTCACGTAAACGCTACCGCGCCGGTCGCTTGTCCTGCCATCCCACCTCGACGGGCCCGAGCTTAAACACACCCCAGTCCGCGTAGCCACGACCAACCGTGGCAGACGAATGATTCAGCACGAGCCGGACAGAGAGCACCGAGAACGCCATTCCAAGTTGGTATTCCCCAACTGCCCGAAGTTTGAAAACGCACCCCGGTCCGCCCTGATCATCCCTCCGCCTGAGCTGATGAACACATAGCCCGACGAGTCAACTGACCTTGGGGCAGGCCCACTCGCGGTTAAGATATGCGTGCCCCTCCCTAGCGGGCGACACGGACCGGTGGTGGCGACCTTTCTACACCCGGCCTGCCCATGCAGTGCCATTGGCGCTGACTGCGTCTCCTCCCGCTCGACGGGAAGCTGCGATATGGCGGGCGATCACCGAAAAATGGGTCGGCGGCGACCGAACCGTAGACGCAATCAACTTAACTCCATCTCGACGACTGCCATCCACACCTTGGAGATAGTTGCGCGCGACCATCACGCCACCGAGGCTCAGGTCGAGGGTCAGTGTTATCTCCGTCAGAGTCAAACGTTCCATGACGTCGATGTGGTCAGCGTTAGCCGGTCTGCCTTAGTTGCCGTGGCGCTCGACCATGGCTCCGCGTCGGAACAGTTTCGCTGCGACGATGCCACCCAAACCCTCGCCCCGACTGGCCGGCTCGTGTCGCACCCGTCCAGTTTGCAGTGGCTTGTGACTTTCGGTGACTCTGAACCGGACATTTCTGGCCGAAGGCGCACTCACAAAGCATGTCCCCCAGGGCTTTGAATCCAAACGCATGATTTCTATGACATCGAGCAGAACTCGCTGCGCCACGAAGCCCATAAACATCCGTGAGTGTTCACCCAGTACATCGACACTTATCGAAATGCGCTGTGCCGCAGTCGAGAATGGATCAATATGGGCTCGGCTTCCCCCAGGGGGACTCGAACCGACACGGTGCGAATTTTATGTCCCTAGGGGTGGATTCGATTGAACTACGTTGGACTCAATAGTTGTTTTTTGCGACGCTTTTCGTGCAACACCGTCCGGACCGGTCCATCTCCGAACATACCGACTTGTGACACTCCCGTGACACCGAGCACTCGTGTTCGGAGCTCCGAACTTTCCTGAACCTGCACGAACGGCGATGGTCGGGGGTGGATGGGTCGAGGGTGGATGGGTCGATTCAAGTGCGAGCAATTGGCAAGAGTTCTTCGACCGCTCCGATTGGCTCTGACCTACTACACTCTGTCTCCACTGCACGACCAAGCACCCGAATGAACCGACCAAGATGAGGCGACCCAGTGTTTACGCTGCAGGTCGCCTCATCTTGTGCGTGTGTCGCAGAACTTTCCCGCAGTCGCTGCCGGTTCTGCGGCACACTTTATGCATGTCGAAAAACGGAGCCATCTTCTTCCTGAGTAACTCAGACATCGACCTGCATAAACTCGGTACGCTGCGATACGCCCTATCAACCAACGCTGCAACGCGCCTAGAGGACACCAACTACTTCGACACAAGTTGGGCAGCGGACGTCCCCAACCGGCCACCACCATCTCCAGATCCACACGATGGCGAAGCACCTGCCGGCCGCGCTTCCTATTCCGAGCAGTACGAGCGGATGGTGGCAGTTGAAAACGGCGAGTACGTTGGGTTCCTTGCAGGCCGTCTGGCCAAGAACGGAACCGACGCGTTCGTAGCGGTCCTAGCAGCGAAACAGCCAGGACACGGAGTAGGCAAGCTCCTACTCGCCGAGTTCGTCGACCGGGCCGTGGGTGAAGGGAAGACGCGGCTCAGATTGATGCCCGACGGCGGTGCTCACCACTCTGACCGTGTGCAATTCTTCGAAAGCAACGACTGGACTGGTGCCCGGACC from Rhodococcus sp. P1Y includes these protein-coding regions:
- a CDS encoding GNAT family N-acetyltransferase gives rise to the protein MSKNGAIFFLSNSDIDLHKLGTLRYALSTNAATRLEDTNYFDTSWAADVPNRPPPSPDPHDGEAPAGRASYSEQYERMVAVENGEYVGFLAGRLAKNGTDAFVAVLAAKQPGHGVGKLLLAEFVDRAVGEGKTRLRLMPDGGAHHSDRVQFFESNDWTGARTDRSTCVNQSASHPQIDDARNPRQSPRRIRPGHTAEVMSRHRSVRISLPDEPAGGDVLGYLRDLGFGVRKASDGSWTMTEPHRPATMLETKTLAAPWRHHELSWDWWRL